A single genomic interval of Brassica oleracea mitochondrion, complete genome harbors:
- the nad4 gene encoding nad4, with translation MLEHFCECYSNLSGLILCPVLGSITPLFIPNSRIRPIRLIGLCASLITFLYSPVPRIQFDSSTAKSQFVESLRWLPYENINFYLGIDGISLFFVILTTFLIPICISVGWSGMRSYGKEYITAFLIREFLMIAVFRMLDLLLFYVFPESVPIPMFIIIGVWGSRQRKIKAAYQFFLYTLLGSLFMLLAILLILFQTGTTDLQISLTTEFSERRQIFLWIASFASFAVKVPMVPVHIWLPEAHVEAPTAGSVILAGIPLKFGTHGFLRFSIPMFPEATLCSTPFIYTLSAIAIIYTSLTTSRQIDLKKIIAYSSVAHMNLVTIGMFSPNIQGIGGSILPMLSHGLVPSALFLCVGVLYDRHKTRLVRYYGGLVSTMPNLSTIFFSFTLANMSSPGTSSFIGEFPILVGAFQRNSLVATLAALGMILGAAYSLWLYNRVVSGNLKPDFLHKFSDSNGREVSIFIPFLVGLVRMGVHPKVFPDCMHTSVSNLVQHGKFH, from the exons ATGTTAGAACATTTCTGTGAATGCTATTCTAATCTAAGTGGTCTTATTCTGTGTCCTGTGCTAGGAAGCATTACTCCTCTTTTCATTCCAAATTCAAGAATACGACCGATACGATTAATTGGTCTGTGTGCCTCTCTTATTACTTTTTTGTATTCTCCTGTTCCTCGGATACAATTCGACTCTTCTACGGCCAAATCTCAATTTGTGGAAAGCCTTCGATGGCTTCCTTATGAAAACATCAATTTTTATTTGGGTATAGACGGTATCTCTTTATTCTTCGTGATATTGACCACATTTCTGATCCCTATTTGCATTTCAGTGGGTTGGTCTGGTATGAGAAGTTATGGGAAAGAGTATATTACAGCATTTTTAATTCGTGAATTTCTAATGATCGCCGTGTTCCGCATGCTGGATCTTCTACTATTCTATGTTTTTCCCGAAAGCGTGCCAATCCCTATGTT CATTATTATAGGAGTATGGGGTTCGAGACAAAGAAAGATCAAGGCAGCATATCAGTTTTTCCTTTATACTTTACTTGGATCTCTTTTTATGCTATTAGCTATTCTGTTGATTCTTTTCCAAACAGGAACCACCGATTTACAAATATCATTAACCACAGAATTTAGTGAGCGGCGCCAAATCTTTCTATGGATTGCTTCTTTCGCCTCTTTCGCCGTCAAAGTGCCTATGGTACCAGTTCATATTTGGTTACCCGAAGCTCATGTAGAGGCACCTACGGCAGGATCCGTCATCTTGGCAGGAATTCCTTTAAAATTTGGAACCCACGGGTTTTTAAGATTTTCAATACCCATGTTTCCCGAAGCGACACTTTGTTCTACTCCTTTCATTTATACTTTAAGCGCGATTGCTATAATATATACTTCCTTGACCACTTCAAGACAGATCGATCTAAAGAAGATCATTGCTTACTCCTCAGTAGCCCATATGAATCTGGTGACTATTGGTATGTTTAGTC CGAACATACAGGGAATTGGAGGTAGTATTCTACCGATGTTAAGTCATGGACTGGTTCCTTCAGCCCTTTTTCTATGTGTTGGTGTTCTATATGACCGACATAAGACTCGACTTGTTAGATATTACGGAGGTTTAGTGAGCACCATGCCGAATCTCTCTACCATTTTCTTTTCTTTTACTTTGGCCAATATGAGTTCACCTGGTACTAGCAGCTTTATCGGGGAATTTCCCATCTTAGTAGGAGCTTTCCAAAGAAATAGCTTAGTAGCCACATTAGCAGCGCTTGGGATGATTTTAGGTGCGGCCTATTCCCTTTGGCTATATAATCGTGTGGTTTCTGGAAATTTAAAACCCGATTTCCTCCATAAATTCTCCGATTCAAATGGCAGAGAAGTTTCCATATTTATACCTTTTCTTGTTGGA CTCGTTCGGATGGGTGTTCACCCCAAAGTGTTCCCGGACTGCATGCATACATCCGTAAGTAACTTAGTGCAACATGGCAAATTTCATTGA
- the orf116 gene encoding orf116 produces MSDPFPCRSWPYHSVPDGQRGIRYSSSRSFAPFRRTGHMLAVGSMVPKVTSVRQFRLNSSLYVSGPMARAGAPRSFFLCGTMPGREGNASRRRTTTRQLHFGFSLHEMSPVHWTDG; encoded by the coding sequence ATGAGTGATCCGTTCCCCTGCAGATCATGGCCTTACCACTCGGTCCCCGATGGCCAGCGGGGTATTCGGTATAGCAGCTCACGTTCGTTTGCGCCTTTCCGCAGGACTGGGCACATGTTAGCTGTAGGAAGTATGGTTCCGAAAGTGACTTCAGTTCGCCAGTTCAGGCTCAACTCCTCGCTTTACGTTAGCGGACCTATGGCTCGGGCCGGGGCTCCGCGCTCTTTCTTTCTGTGTGGGACGATGCCGGGGAGAGAAGGGAATGCGTCGAGGCGGCGAACAACAACAAGACAACTACATTTTGGCTTTTCCCTCCATGAGATGAGCCCAGTGCATTGGACCGATGGATAA
- the tatC gene encoding tatC: MTYISYEFHFASETILGEVRIRSVRILIGLGLTWFTCYWFPEELISPLASPFLTLPFDSYFVCTQLTEAFSTFIATSSIACSYFVFPLISYQIWCFLIPSCYGEQRTKYNRFLHLSGSRFFLFLFLTPPRVVPNVWHFPYFVGATSTNSLMIKLQPKIYDHIMLTVRISFIPSVCSQVPVIVICLPEPRGLSLETFTNNRRFLMVFPLLTAALSTPPDIWCQIVARFLISLIIELAIFVASIVQVREEGWTSGMRESGSIEKKKKSSPP, translated from the coding sequence ATTACTTATATATCCTATGAATTTCATTTCGCATCGGAAACGATTCTAGGAGAAGTTCGAATCCGTTCCGTTCGGATATTGATCGGTCTTGGTTTGACATGGTTTACGTGTTACTGGTTCCCGGAAGAGTTAATATCTCCATTAGCGTCACCCTTTCTTACCCTGCCTTTTGACTCGTATTTTGTTTGTACACAATTAACGGAGGCCTTTTCGACATTTATTGCAACGTCTTCAATAGCATGCTCTTATTTCGTCTTTCCTTTAATAAGTTATCAAATTTGGTGCTTTTTGATCCCCAGTTGCTATGGAGAACAAAGGACGAAATACAATCGATTCCTCCATTTAAGTGGTTCTCGCTTCTTCTTGTTCCTGTTCCTAACTCCTCCCCGGGTCGTTCCCAATGTTTGGCACTTTCCATACTTCGTGGGTGCAACATCAACAAATTCGCTCATGATCAAGTTACAACCTAAGATCTATGACCATATTATGTTAACTGTTCGTATTTCGTTCATTCCATCGGTATGCTCCCAGGTACCTGTAATTGTGATCTGTTTGCCAGAACCAAGGGGTCTTTCTTTGGAAACCTTCACGAACAATCGTCGTTTTTTGATGGTTTTTCCGCTTCTCACAGCTGCTCTTTCCACACCTCCGGATATCTGGTGCCAAATCGTCGCCCGTTTCCTTATTTCTTTGATAATAGAGTTGGCTATTTTTGTGGCATCGATTGTACAAGTTCGTGAAGAGGGCTGGACGAGTGGAATGAGGGAGAGCGGCTCGATCGAGAAAAAAAAGAAGAGTAGCCCCCCCTAG
- the rpl2 gene encoding rpl2 codes for MRPGRARALRQFTLSTGKSAGRNSSGRITVFHRGGGSKRLLRRIDLKRSTSSMGIVESIEYDPNRSSQIAPVRWIKGGCQKKMNTIEELAPPRKILEPTTNTISGLFSFSFLPGKVDQRKVACFSPGLMAAYVVVGLPTGMPPLSSYKSAFASKGAGSTKTLVKDVFFSAFSSPKAKRETASLAFASSFGFPRIAVAGVPTAFFAPRMRQKVRGKSTFSLCEVRKWRTHSILWAHRIKGKAGLSWQSFRRQDTLGLVGAAGHNKSKPKTDQGSLPAKPIGERAKQLKALRGLRAKDGACKVDRAPVTYIIASHQLEAGKMVMNCDWSKPSTSSFSQSAQNDHPKPLFTV; via the exons ATGAGACCAGGGAGAGCAAGAGCACTTAGACAATTCACTTTGAGTACAGGAAAGTCTGCTGGTAGGAATTCCTCAGGGCGTATTACGGTTTTTCACCGAGGGGGTGGCTCGAAGCGATTGCTGCGAAGAATTGATCTGAAACGAAGCACTTCCTCTATGGGCATTGTAGAGAGTATAGAATATGACCCTAATCGTTCTTCTCAGATCGCTCCAGTACGATGGATCAAGGGGGGCTGCCAGAAAAAAATGAACACGATCGAGGAGTTAGCTCCGCCGCGCAAGATCCTCGAACCTACCACGAACACCATCAGCGGCCTCTTTTCGTTCTCTTTCCTGCCCGGGAAGGTGGATCAAAGAAAGGTAGCTTGCTTCTCTCCTGGACTGATGGCCGCTTATGTAGTGGTCGGCCTTCCTACCGGAATGCCTCCTTTGTCTTCGTATAAGAGCGCCTTTGCTAGTAAGGGCGCAGGAAGCACAAAAACTTTAGTGAAGGACGTCTTCTTCTCTGCCTTCTCCTCTCCAAAGGCCAAGAGAGAGACTGCATCCCTTGCCTTCGCTAGCTCTTTTGGTTTCCCAAGGATAGCGGTAGCTGGGGTTCCTACCGCTTTCTTCGCTCCGCGAATGAGACAGAAAGTGAGAGGAAAAAGCACGTTCTCTCTTTGCGAGGTCCGAAAGTGGAGAACGCATAGCATTCTCTGGGCACATAGGATCAAAGGTAAAGCAGGGCTTTCTTGGCAGAGTTTTAGGCGGCAAGATACTTTAGGGCTTGTTGGAGCTGCTGGGCATAACAAATCGAAGCCGAAGACGGATCAAGGTAGCTTGCCTGCCAAGCCGATAGGCGAAAGGGCGAAGCAACTCAAAGCTCTCCGGGGTTTGAGGGCGAAGGATGGAGCGTGCAAAGTCGATCGTGCACCTGT CACTTATATAATAGCCAGTCATCAATTAGAAGCAGGCAAAATGGTGATGAATTGCGATTGGTCCAAACCTTCGACCAGCTCCTTCTCGCAATCCGCCCAGAATGACCATCCTAAGCCCTTATTCACTGTGTGA
- the orf117b gene encoding orf117b produces the protein MTHGYGSGQYELRGFNAARELLHLRFSGCRRWGLDKRKGMSSFSGMVSEMASLPSDGASDLPLEMQYMGFHGSISWFRFLARGESSLSGGTCDTCTDAWLERFDNEFNLVLDAHPTG, from the coding sequence ATGACTCATGGGTATGGGTCAGGACAGTATGAACTTCGAGGGTTCAATGCAGCTAGAGAGCTGCTGCACCTACGCTTCTCTGGCTGCAGGAGATGGGGTCTCGATAAAAGGAAAGGGATGAGTTCATTCTCTGGAATGGTCTCGGAGATGGCTTCTCTTCCCTCGGATGGAGCATCTGACCTTCCGTTGGAGATGCAATATATGGGGTTCCATGGATCCATTAGTTGGTTCCGGTTCCTCGCTAGGGGAGAGAGCAGCCTTTCAGGAGGAACCTGTGACACCTGCACGGATGCCTGGCTGGAACGATTTGACAACGAATTCAATCTTGTCTTGGATGCCCACCCTACAGGATAA
- the atp1 gene encoding atp1, translated as MELSPRAAELTNLFESRIRNFYANFQVDEIGRVVSVGDGIAQVYGLNEIQAGEMVLFANGVKGMALNLENENVGIVVFGGDTAIKEGDLVKRTGSIVDVPAGKAMLGRVVDAMGVPIDGRGALSDHEQRRVEVKAPGILERKSVHEPMQTGLKAVDSLVPIGRGQRELLIGDRQTGKTTIAIDTILNQKQINSRATSESETMYCVYVAIGQKRSTVGQLIQTLEEANALEYSILVAATASDPAPLQFLAPYSGCAMGEYFRDNGMHALIIYDDLSKQAVAYRQMSLLLRRPPGREAFPGDVFYLHSRLLERAAKRSDQTGAGSLTALPVIETQAGDVSAYIPTNVISITDGQICLETELFYRGIRPAINVGLSVSRVGSAAQLKAMKQVCGSSKLELAQYREVAAFAQFGSDLDAATQALLNRGARLTEVPKQPQYAPLPIEKQILVIYAAVNGFCDRMPLDRISQYEKAIPNSVKPELLQALKGGLTNERKMEPDAFLKERALALI; from the coding sequence ATGGAATTATCTCCCAGAGCTGCGGAACTAACGAATCTATTCGAAAGTCGAATTAGGAACTTTTACGCGAATTTTCAAGTGGATGAGATCGGTCGAGTGGTCTCAGTTGGAGATGGGATTGCACAAGTTTATGGATTGAACGAGATTCAAGCTGGGGAAATGGTTCTTTTTGCCAACGGTGTGAAAGGAATGGCCTTGAATCTTGAGAATGAGAATGTCGGGATTGTTGTCTTTGGTGGTGATACCGCTATAAAAGAAGGAGATCTTGTCAAGCGCACTGGATCTATTGTGGATGTTCCCGCGGGAAAGGCTATGCTAGGGCGTGTGGTCGACGCGATGGGAGTACCTATTGATGGAAGAGGGGCTCTAAGCGATCACGAGCAAAGACGTGTCGAAGTGAAAGCCCCTGGGATTCTTGAACGTAAATCAGTGCACGAGCCTATGCAAACAGGGTTAAAAGCGGTAGATAGCCTGGTTCCTATAGGCCGTGGTCAACGAGAACTTCTAATCGGGGACCGACAAACTGGAAAAACGACTATTGCTATCGATACCATATTAAACCAAAAGCAAATAAACTCAAGGGCCACCTCTGAGAGTGAGACAATGTATTGTGTCTATGTAGCGATTGGACAGAAACGCTCGACTGTGGGACAATTAATTCAAACTCTTGAAGAAGCGAATGCTTTGGAATATTCCATTCTTGTAGCAGCCACCGCTTCGGATCCTGCTCCTCTGCAATTTTTGGCCCCATATTCCGGGTGTGCCATGGGGGAATATTTCCGCGATAATGGAATGCACGCATTAATAATCTATGATGATCTTAGTAAACAGGCGGTGGCATATCGACAAATGTCATTATTGTTACGCCGACCACCAGGCCGTGAGGCTTTCCCAGGTGATGTTTTCTATTTACATTCCCGTCTCTTAGAAAGAGCGGCTAAACGATCGGACCAGACAGGTGCAGGTAGCTTGACCGCCTTACCCGTCATTGAAACACAAGCTGGAGACGTATCGGCCTATATTCCCACCAATGTGATCTCCATTACTGATGGACAAATCTGTTTGGAAACAGAGCTCTTTTATCGCGGAATTAGACCTGCTATTAACGTCGGCTTATCTGTCAGTCGCGTCGGGTCTGCCGCTCAGTTGAAAGCTATGAAACAAGTATGCGGTAGTTCAAAACTGGAATTGGCACAATATCGCGAAGTGGCCGCCTTTGCTCAATTTGGCTCAGACCTTGATGCTGCGACTCAGGCATTACTCAATAGAGGTGCAAGGCTGACAGAAGTACCGAAACAACCACAATATGCACCACTTCCAATTGAAAAACAAATACTAGTCATTTATGCAGCTGTCAATGGATTCTGTGATCGAATGCCACTAGACAGAATCTCTCAATATGAGAAAGCCATTCCAAATAGTGTCAAACCTGAATTACTACAAGCCCTTAAAGGTGGATTAACTAACGAAAGAAAAATGGAACCAGATGCTTTCTTAAAAGAAAGAGCTTTAGCTTTAATTTAG
- the orf109 gene encoding orf109, with the protein MKGRKRRNLASSAKLEEPLLYKSNLFLSLFAPSQLVIGHILLLAMLLISELFARLVDQGFVLSELGVFFLGFVDPSKPALVARGTNRCLCPAHTDLILAQKIRITDDKQ; encoded by the coding sequence ATGAAAGGGAGGAAGAGGAGGAACCTAGCTTCTTCAGCGAAGCTGGAGGAACCCCTCTTATACAAGTCGAATCTCTTTCTCTCTCTCTTTGCTCCAAGCCAACTGGTAATTGGCCACATCCTCTTGTTAGCGATGCTCTTGATTTCCGAGTTGTTTGCTAGGCTAGTTGATCAAGGATTTGTGCTCTCTGAGCTAGGAGTTTTCTTTCTTGGCTTTGTGGACCCTTCTAAACCAGCTTTAGTAGCTCGGGGAACAAACAGGTGTCTTTGCCCCGCTCACACAGATTTGATCCTGGCTCAGAAGATCCGAATAACCGACGACAAACAATAA
- the orf101d gene encoding orf101d, whose product MRAPSHFKVPWMGSELTAMEFPGLVAVSILVCLTRGGAKDFIPSFFSIFLLADQGEALLSRFRKGRGHLLQNHTFRTLPPLNPPLQKVGIQETETMSRRWN is encoded by the coding sequence ATGCGAGCTCCTAGTCATTTCAAGGTACCTTGGATGGGGTCAGAGCTAACAGCTATGGAATTCCCGGGGCTGGTAGCAGTCTCAATTCTCGTATGCTTAACACGTGGTGGAGCTAAGGATTTCATACCTTCTTTCTTTTCTATCTTTCTTCTCGCCGACCAAGGCGAGGCGCTCTTAAGCCGTTTCAGGAAGGGAAGGGGCCATCTACTACAAAATCATACCTTTCGGACGTTGCCACCGCTCAATCCACCCCTGCAGAAAGTTGGTATTCAAGAGACGGAAACTATGTCAAGAAGGTGGAACTAG
- the orf128 gene encoding orf128 gives MVSGACIIFLCFKRRGKLAFFFPFFIDFLSSTGIGVFSIASAPGGENISCPIPFVFLACHLFIFWGLFLFQRNIRAERQPLVPLLFGALLFFLPYFPNLEWLEGWIEGLDLFLLLLGILLFVCGEEKK, from the coding sequence ATGGTGTCGGGTGCTTGCATCATTTTCCTTTGCTTTAAGAGACGAGGAAAACTTGCTTTTTTTTTTCCGTTTTTCATTGATTTTCTATCGAGTACTGGTATAGGGGTTTTTTCGATAGCTTCGGCGCCGGGAGGAGAGAACATATCATGCCCCATTCCCTTTGTTTTTCTAGCCTGTCATTTATTTATTTTTTGGGGTTTATTCCTTTTTCAAAGGAATATCCGGGCGGAACGACAACCTTTGGTCCCCTTACTCTTTGGAGCATTGCTCTTTTTTCTTCCTTACTTTCCAAACCTGGAATGGCTAGAAGGGTGGATCGAGGGACTCGACCTCTTTCTTCTTTTATTGGGAATTCTTCTATTTGTGTGCGGCGAGGAAAAGAAATGA
- the orf106b gene encoding orf106b, which yields MCIFLTDSYLVRLGLIPLTALEVLPATLSKNFVGSHPSISDESSKGGRIRCLYGWYRISCRRNIRCGTSQAHAIKSKLFRKRRSCIYYIKAVSKSIPLPREKGHFA from the coding sequence ATGTGCATTTTTCTTACTGACTCTTATCTAGTGCGCCTAGGACTAATTCCACTCACGGCATTAGAGGTCTTACCCGCTACCCTTTCAAAAAACTTTGTGGGATCACACCCGTCAATCTCCGATGAATCAAGTAAGGGGGGTAGAATCCGCTGCTTGTATGGATGGTATCGAATCAGCTGTAGGAGGAATATCCGCTGTGGGACTTCACAAGCTCATGCCATAAAAAGTAAGCTCTTTCGGAAGAGAAGGAGTTGCATATATTATATAAAGGCTGTTAGCAAGTCAATTCCTTTACCTAGGGAGAAGGGCCATTTCGCCTAG
- the orf112 gene encoding orf112: MLFSLSSFPPLRLVDFLRYSIRWHVRSHTKERLNGQSLMNSFSNHYWNIAYRKSSLKEVAMLEGHFFPAYLSSALDLCLGSLIATSYTLPCLYPTKDLPDVLNRHSENRLLA; encoded by the coding sequence ATGCTTTTTTCCCTTTCTAGCTTTCCACCATTAAGACTTGTTGACTTCCTACGCTATTCGATTCGCTGGCATGTCCGGTCTCATACGAAGGAAAGGTTGAATGGTCAGTCACTCATGAATTCCTTCTCTAATCACTACTGGAATATAGCTTATAGAAAGAGCAGCTTGAAGGAAGTGGCAATGCTAGAAGGGCATTTCTTTCCCGCCTACTTGAGTAGCGCGTTGGATCTATGCTTAGGCAGCTTAATCGCGACTTCATATACGTTGCCATGTCTGTATCCGACCAAAGACCTTCCTGATGTTCTTAATAGGCATTCTGAGAATAGGTTGCTGGCGTAG